A genomic stretch from Syntrophaceae bacterium includes:
- a CDS encoding FAD-dependent oxidoreductase, producing the protein MEPYNVLIIGSGPAGLFAALELERLGVDRVAVIDRRPYPAGGLLNDGKLNFDYRIGIDLHELQLEPDSAQRLMAEIREVFVGFPACRQVTFIDGNEKIAALSDIAREHGALFIAPEQWHWGTDNGKAVVDYLRSRLTRTEFLLGTAVTSLARQDGGGWCVSCLQGRKKIRHAAKIILAAPGRSGAYWFRDAAGKMGVRHNFSPIDVGIRIELNRKFYDPVTDIVYDPKFIFRTARHRDRVRTFCTNPGGRVRLESYDRFKLVNGDALSGRKTGNTNFALINTVSLTEPFSDTTEFGHMIALQFHLLGGGKPIVQRVGDFREGRRSSLRTFDSAPRHFGVCRATCNATPGDITLGLPARIIDNLWESLKKMDKMVPGVLHPSTLLYAPEIKFFDTHFPTDGTLETNVGGIFVAGDGTGKSRGIVGAAISGLIAARGIAGKYF; encoded by the coding sequence ATGGAACCTTACAATGTCCTGATCATCGGTTCCGGTCCCGCGGGACTCTTCGCGGCGCTCGAGCTGGAGCGCCTGGGAGTGGATCGCGTCGCCGTGATCGACCGGCGGCCCTATCCGGCCGGGGGGCTGCTCAACGACGGCAAGCTGAATTTTGACTACCGGATCGGAATCGATCTGCACGAACTGCAGCTGGAACCGGACTCAGCCCAGCGCCTGATGGCGGAAATCCGCGAGGTCTTTGTCGGATTTCCGGCCTGCCGGCAGGTTACCTTCATCGACGGAAACGAGAAGATTGCGGCGCTTTCGGACATTGCCCGGGAGCATGGTGCCCTGTTCATCGCGCCGGAGCAGTGGCACTGGGGGACGGACAACGGGAAGGCCGTTGTCGACTACCTGAGAAGCCGGCTCACCCGGACGGAGTTTCTTCTTGGAACGGCGGTGACGTCCCTGGCCCGGCAGGACGGCGGCGGCTGGTGCGTGTCCTGCCTGCAGGGGCGAAAGAAGATTCGCCATGCGGCGAAAATCATCCTGGCCGCCCCGGGGCGGAGCGGCGCCTACTGGTTCCGGGACGCCGCTGGAAAGATGGGCGTGCGGCACAACTTCAGTCCCATCGACGTGGGAATCCGCATCGAGTTGAACCGCAAGTTCTACGACCCGGTGACGGACATCGTCTACGACCCGAAATTCATCTTCCGGACGGCGCGGCACAGGGACCGGGTCCGGACCTTCTGCACGAATCCCGGAGGGCGGGTACGCCTGGAGAGCTACGACCGCTTCAAGCTGGTCAACGGCGACGCCCTGTCCGGCCGGAAAACGGGCAACACGAACTTCGCCCTCATCAACACGGTTTCCCTGACGGAGCCCTTTTCCGATACGACCGAGTTCGGCCACATGATCGCCCTGCAGTTCCACCTGCTGGGGGGAGGGAAGCCCATCGTCCAGAGGGTGGGGGACTTCCGGGAGGGTCGCAGAAGCTCTTTGCGGACCTTCGACAGCGCGCCCCGGCATTTCGGCGTATGCCGGGCAACCTGCAACGCCACGCCCGGGGACATCACCCTCGGCCTGCCCGCCCGCATCATCGACAATCTCTGGGAGTCCCTGAAGAAAATGGACAAGATGGTGCCCGGGGTCCTGCACCCCTCCACCCTGCTGTACGCGCCGGAGATCAAGTTCTTCGACACGCATTTCCCCACGGACGGGACCCTGGAGACGAACGTCGGGGGAATCTTCGTGGCCGGGGACGGCACGGGCAAGAGCCGCGGCATTGTCGGCGCGGCCATCTCCGGCCTCATCGCCGCCCGGGGGATCGCCGGGAAATACTTCTGA
- a CDS encoding DUF1804 family protein → MAEKGARIELEAVARQMFIDGQSLTAIETVLGVSRQTLSAWKARTKKPGEEFDEWDKARARKATFGLRMEALLERELSFAEEREPGAIEGATLDNLSKLGALVVKFRAVENQGAGYDRAQVFLENMQWIVAWLRENDPEGLKILAADFDAMTMQFKTECMSHGNA, encoded by the coding sequence ATGGCCGAAAAGGGTGCCCGCATTGAGTTGGAGGCTGTGGCCCGGCAGATGTTCATCGACGGTCAGTCCCTGACGGCCATCGAAACCGTGCTGGGCGTTTCCCGGCAGACGCTGTCCGCCTGGAAGGCGCGGACGAAGAAGCCCGGTGAGGAGTTCGATGAATGGGACAAGGCCCGGGCGAGGAAGGCCACGTTTGGACTCCGGATGGAGGCCCTTCTGGAGCGGGAACTGAGCTTTGCCGAGGAGCGGGAGCCCGGCGCAATCGAAGGAGCGACCCTCGACAACCTTTCGAAGCTGGGTGCCCTGGTCGTTAAGTTCCGGGCGGTTGAAAACCAGGGGGCCGGATACGACCGAGCCCAGGTGTTCTTGGAGAATATGCAGTGGATCGTCGCCTGGCTGCGGGAGAACGATCCGGAGGGACTGAAGATCCTGGCGGCGGACTTCGACGCAATGACGATGCAGTTCAAGACGGAGTGCATGAGCCATGGCAATGCGTAA
- a CDS encoding helix-turn-helix domain-containing protein: MPKAGKFGLRIKQLRNAVRLSQNAFAARILRNRSTIANIEGGIIELSPKIRREICDAFKVREDWILTGEGEIFVDGDMSSDISGTRQVQDEQETSKNSFADPPRHPAAVLIPSPDTSQTFIDPALQAMSDIKDIFDSGDPILIPAIQANLNAFKRALLRERQFAQVIQENKELKERLLKLEALCMDIPKLKNKIQELEKKNSSLQKEVNRLKATYEDPNGEGRPLANTSA; the protein is encoded by the coding sequence ATGCCAAAAGCGGGTAAGTTTGGGTTAAGAATCAAGCAGTTAAGAAATGCCGTGAGGCTAAGCCAAAACGCTTTCGCTGCTCGTATACTCCGCAACAGAAGCACCATCGCCAACATAGAGGGAGGCATCATTGAGTTATCTCCCAAGATAAGACGTGAAATATGTGATGCTTTCAAAGTCAGGGAAGATTGGATTTTAACTGGTGAAGGAGAGATCTTTGTTGATGGCGATATGTCATCGGATATAAGTGGGACCAGGCAGGTTCAGGATGAGCAAGAAACGTCTAAAAATTCCTTTGCTGATCCGCCACGTCATCCAGCTGCGGTATTGATACCATCACCGGATACAAGCCAAACTTTCATTGATCCAGCCCTCCAAGCTATGTCGGACATCAAAGATATTTTCGATTCTGGTGATCCAATTCTAATCCCTGCGATCCAGGCAAATTTGAACGCTTTCAAACGTGCGCTTTTGCGCGAGCGCCAGTTTGCCCAAGTCATTCAGGAGAACAAAGAACTCAAGGAACGCCTATTAAAACTGGAAGCTCTTTGCATGGACATTCCGAAGTTAAAGAATAAAATTCAGGAACTAGAAAAGAAAAACAGTAGTTTGCAGAAAGAAGTCAACCGTTTGAAAGCTACCTATGAGGACCCCAATGGAGAAGGAAGACCTCTCGCAAATACATCCGCATAA
- a CDS encoding DUF2786 domain-containing protein — protein MMTQEERARIIDKIKKCFALAGSSNEHEAAAALKHARTLMDKYAISDGDMLAAEATECRGKSRAKENPVAWETALVRIIGQAFGCRVIFSPPITWESNGEWLFIGCDPAPEVAQYAHIVLMRQIRRARGIYIGKHLKRCKPARKTQRADIFCEAWVTVVKKKVEAFAGIYGNSRSIDAYVANHYPKTVEVMPIRRNGGETLREHEWRDYLNGMAAGRQAQLNRSCNGNGLQAALLG, from the coding sequence ATGATGACACAGGAGGAACGTGCACGGATCATCGACAAGATCAAGAAATGCTTTGCCCTGGCGGGAAGCAGCAATGAACACGAGGCAGCGGCGGCCCTAAAACATGCCCGTACGCTGATGGATAAATATGCCATCTCCGATGGCGATATGCTTGCCGCCGAAGCGACGGAGTGCAGGGGGAAATCAAGGGCTAAAGAGAACCCTGTTGCCTGGGAGACGGCACTTGTACGGATCATCGGGCAGGCGTTCGGCTGCCGGGTTATCTTTTCTCCTCCCATCACCTGGGAGAGTAACGGTGAATGGCTCTTCATCGGGTGTGATCCGGCCCCGGAAGTCGCACAATACGCGCACATCGTGCTCATGCGCCAAATCAGACGCGCTCGGGGGATCTACATCGGAAAGCATCTGAAACGGTGCAAACCGGCAAGGAAGACCCAGAGAGCCGATATTTTCTGTGAGGCATGGGTAACGGTCGTCAAAAAGAAGGTCGAAGCATTTGCGGGGATATATGGGAACAGCCGGTCCATTGATGCCTATGTGGCAAACCATTATCCGAAAACCGTGGAAGTTATGCCCATACGAAGGAACGGCGGAGAAACGCTGAGAGAACATGAATGGCGGGACTACCTGAACGGGATGGCAGCGGGAAGGCAGGCTCAGCTAAACCGATCCTGCAACGGTAACGGGCTGCAGGCTGCCCTGTTGGGATAA
- a CDS encoding AAA family ATPase encodes MIKQEALQYFKIFRNPFIDDIQKDSDIFMSEEHRYIEAAMIDAARHGGFLAVIGEVGSGKSVMRRKVVEQLKKDGDVIVIFPQMIDKTRVNAGSICDAIIMDLSEQKPAIKLETKTRQVHKLLLERAKQGFRSVLIVEEAHDLHTNTLKYLKRFYELEDGYRKLLGIILVGQVELKNLFNETLHIDMREVIRRIQTAEIRGLNGNIREYLTLKFKRIGAKVDDIFDESAFAALSRRLTTKDRQNKTISHAYPLIVNNYAARAMNEAYELGEPKVTEKIIMAIESSDRL; translated from the coding sequence ATGATCAAGCAGGAGGCTCTGCAGTATTTCAAGATCTTCCGGAATCCTTTTATCGATGACATTCAGAAGGATTCGGACATTTTCATGAGCGAGGAGCACCGGTACATCGAGGCGGCCATGATCGACGCGGCGCGTCATGGGGGATTCCTGGCCGTCATCGGCGAGGTGGGATCGGGGAAATCGGTCATGCGGCGGAAGGTGGTGGAGCAACTCAAGAAGGACGGGGACGTCATCGTCATTTTCCCCCAGATGATCGACAAGACCCGCGTCAATGCCGGCAGTATCTGCGACGCGATCATCATGGATCTCTCGGAACAGAAGCCGGCCATCAAACTGGAGACGAAAACCAGACAGGTCCACAAACTTCTTCTGGAGCGGGCCAAGCAGGGTTTCCGGTCCGTGCTCATTGTCGAGGAGGCCCACGATCTGCACACCAACACCCTGAAATACCTGAAACGCTTTTACGAGCTGGAGGATGGCTACCGGAAGCTGTTGGGTATCATCCTGGTTGGCCAGGTGGAGCTCAAGAACCTTTTCAATGAGACACTCCATATCGATATGCGGGAGGTCATCCGGCGGATCCAGACGGCGGAGATCCGGGGGTTGAACGGGAACATCAGGGAATATCTGACGCTGAAGTTCAAGCGCATCGGAGCCAAGGTGGATGACATCTTTGATGAGAGCGCCTTCGCGGCCCTCAGCCGGCGCCTTACGACGAAGGACCGACAGAACAAGACCATCTCTCACGCCTACCCGCTGATCGTGAACAACTATGCGGCCAGGGCAATGAACGAGGCCTATGAGCTTGGAGAACCGAAGGTTACGGAAAAGATCATCATGGCCATTGAAAGCAGCGACAGATTGTAA
- a CDS encoding cytochrome c3 family protein gives MNRIREERGLAVSCVFAVLVCFLAAVSVHGTEQAAPAAAGLERHQKAGLTCKSCHKEEPPKTVVPGDQCMTCHGDLAKLIQKSSKAVPNPHASPHINPGEQPKCEDCHHIHKPSEISCLNCHQDFKYKMP, from the coding sequence ATGAACCGGATCAGAGAGGAAAGAGGCTTGGCCGTCTCCTGTGTTTTTGCCGTTCTTGTCTGCTTCCTCGCGGCCGTATCCGTCCATGGGACGGAACAGGCTGCTCCGGCCGCCGCCGGACTCGAGAGGCACCAGAAGGCGGGCCTGACCTGCAAGAGCTGCCACAAGGAGGAGCCGCCGAAGACCGTCGTGCCGGGCGACCAGTGCATGACCTGCCATGGAGACTTGGCGAAACTCATCCAGAAGAGCAGCAAGGCCGTTCCCAACCCCCACGCGTCACCCCACATCAACCCGGGCGAGCAGCCCAAATGCGAAGACTGTCATCACATCCATAAACCGTCGGAAATCAGCTGTCTCAACTGTCACCAGGATTTCAAGTACAAGATGCCGTAA
- the thyX gene encoding FAD-dependent thymidylate synthase, with protein sequence MILMKPSHEILTTINSGEILQRIEAAGRTCYKSERKITTESAVPFVRSIIKNSHESVIEHESISVRFICDRGVTHELVRHRLAAFSQESTRYCDYVGKDEAPQVTFIIPPWVEIAPGEYHTPDEFSTAWNSDHYWAWAMLDAERYYATLRQHEWSPQSARAVLPNSLKTEIVMTSNLREWRHVLKLRTSAAAHPQMRELMMPLLLDLTMKIPVVFDDIPSREGI encoded by the coding sequence ATGATCTTGATGAAACCAAGCCATGAAATCCTTACGACGATCAATAGTGGCGAGATCCTGCAGCGGATCGAGGCTGCCGGCCGGACTTGCTACAAGTCAGAACGAAAAATCACCACTGAGTCTGCTGTCCCTTTTGTTCGCAGTATCATCAAAAACAGCCACGAGTCGGTGATCGAGCATGAGTCCATATCGGTCCGATTTATTTGTGATCGCGGAGTGACGCACGAGCTGGTCCGTCATCGCCTGGCCGCATTCAGCCAGGAATCAACCAGGTACTGTGATTATGTTGGGAAAGATGAGGCTCCCCAGGTTACATTTATCATTCCGCCCTGGGTCGAGATTGCACCGGGGGAATACCATACACCTGATGAATTTTCCACTGCCTGGAACAGCGATCATTACTGGGCATGGGCAATGCTTGATGCCGAACGATACTATGCAACGCTGAGGCAGCACGAGTGGAGCCCTCAAAGCGCCAGAGCCGTTCTCCCCAACAGCCTGAAGACGGAGATCGTCATGACATCCAATCTGCGTGAGTGGCGACACGTACTCAAGTTGCGGACATCCGCCGCCGCGCATCCCCAGATGCGTGAATTGATGATGCCCCTCCTGCTGGATTTGACGATGAAGATCCCCGTCGTGTTCGACGATATCCCGAGCAGAGAGGGGATATAG
- a CDS encoding peptide MFS transporter encodes MPSPHDTLWGHPKGLYILFFTEMWERFSYFGMRALLIFYMTKQLMFSHGDASRIYGLYTGLVYFTPFFGGLLADRVLGQGRTLIIGAVLMAAGHFVMAFESLFYPALALLIVGSGAFKPNISTQVGSLYEPGDPRRDRAFSIFYVGVNLGAFLSPFVCGTLGEVYGWHYGFGAAGVGMVAGLFIYLWGRRWLAPDNLQWRAAPDRKTDPEAPVRGGGGARRVLGLVAVCLVVMLFWVAYEQQGNTIALWADADTDRHLFGWEVPATWFQSLNPLCIFLFTPLITTFWAWQARRGRELSTAAKMSVGCFLLGLSFLVLIPAAYAFDGDGVPVSMFWLVGFSVVLTVGELYLSPVGLSLVTKMAPAGMISMMMGVWCLGQFGGNYLAGYLGHFWDLLPREHFFLLVAAVAGTAGLIILVLLKPLKRIMQQ; translated from the coding sequence ATGCCTTCCCCGCACGATACGCTCTGGGGGCATCCCAAAGGACTGTACATCCTGTTTTTCACCGAGATGTGGGAGCGCTTTTCCTACTTCGGGATGCGGGCGCTCCTGATCTTCTACATGACCAAGCAGCTGATGTTTTCCCACGGCGACGCCTCCCGGATCTACGGCCTTTATACGGGCCTGGTGTACTTCACGCCCTTTTTCGGCGGGCTCCTGGCCGACCGGGTCCTGGGGCAGGGCAGGACCCTGATCATCGGCGCCGTGCTCATGGCCGCCGGGCACTTCGTCATGGCCTTCGAGTCCCTTTTCTACCCCGCGCTGGCCCTGCTGATCGTAGGCAGCGGCGCCTTCAAGCCGAACATCTCCACGCAGGTGGGAAGCCTCTACGAGCCTGGAGACCCGCGGCGGGACCGGGCCTTCAGCATCTTTTACGTCGGCGTCAACCTGGGTGCGTTTCTTTCCCCGTTCGTGTGCGGCACCCTGGGCGAGGTATACGGCTGGCACTATGGATTCGGCGCGGCGGGCGTCGGCATGGTGGCCGGGCTGTTCATCTATCTGTGGGGCCGGCGCTGGCTGGCGCCGGACAACCTGCAGTGGCGGGCTGCGCCCGACAGGAAAACCGATCCCGAAGCCCCCGTCCGGGGCGGCGGCGGCGCGCGGCGCGTTCTCGGGCTGGTTGCCGTCTGCCTCGTCGTCATGCTGTTCTGGGTCGCCTACGAGCAGCAGGGGAACACCATCGCCCTGTGGGCCGACGCGGATACGGACCGGCATCTCTTCGGCTGGGAGGTGCCGGCCACCTGGTTCCAGTCCCTCAATCCGCTCTGCATTTTCCTCTTCACACCGCTCATCACGACGTTCTGGGCCTGGCAGGCCCGGCGGGGGCGGGAGCTCTCGACGGCGGCGAAGATGTCTGTCGGCTGCTTTCTCCTGGGACTTTCCTTCCTGGTGCTTATCCCGGCCGCTTACGCCTTCGACGGGGACGGCGTTCCGGTGAGCATGTTCTGGCTGGTGGGTTTCAGTGTCGTTCTTACCGTGGGCGAGCTTTACCTTTCACCGGTGGGCCTGTCGCTGGTCACCAAGATGGCCCCGGCGGGAATGATCTCCATGATGATGGGGGTCTGGTGCCTGGGCCAGTTCGGCGGCAACTACCTGGCCGGCTATCTGGGACACTTCTGGGACCTGCTGCCCAGGGAGCATTTCTTCCTGCTGGTTGCCGCCGTGGCCGGAACGGCCGGACTGATCATCCTGGTCCTCCTGAAGCCGCTCAAACGGATCATGCAGCAATGA
- a CDS encoding zinc-ribbon domain-containing protein, which translates to MESYQLKFISNIISIAYADGKLSAAELAQIELIRCDLKLKKSDIKGAISSIEQGKHEMIPVGSFADQVKNLELMLQVAYADDDLNNAESVLIEDFANKVGIHHDQLGRMRSEAIDALKTQDRICVSCGTLIDVEARFCPKCGTDLNSKGDSISVDMVIPSTGLSIEFAESTAASFPKALELAKATSDFKSCLRNKKSWYLASYPSGDVSEAINLCESLSGIRNRRVYIDGKERLWDEVFGFVWCAARRTIAYRPIEYCFGKDDGRINPWGCRQANMEWNDWSKWFCYGRWEKVGIFGGKYQWVFDKDRIHHEIATNVYHYRFCPHLRTDLFDAVIKNLPMTIMPDSDHNWGYRRAYEQVPGAIKIIEKEGSGNYTYTNEYWSDGVRPKSVDPMFKILLKSLMDIGCNTTFVNALTK; encoded by the coding sequence ATGGAATCATATCAGCTTAAATTTATATCGAACATTATTTCCATTGCTTACGCTGACGGGAAACTGTCTGCCGCTGAATTAGCCCAGATAGAATTGATACGGTGCGATCTTAAGCTTAAAAAAAGTGATATAAAAGGTGCTATAAGCTCGATTGAGCAAGGAAAGCACGAGATGATACCGGTTGGTTCGTTTGCCGATCAGGTAAAAAATTTAGAATTGATGCTCCAAGTTGCGTATGCTGATGATGATTTAAATAATGCTGAAAGTGTTTTAATAGAAGATTTCGCAAATAAAGTGGGCATTCATCATGATCAATTGGGAAGAATGCGTTCAGAGGCAATTGATGCTCTGAAAACCCAAGATAGGATTTGCGTTTCATGCGGTACACTTATTGATGTCGAAGCTCGTTTTTGCCCAAAGTGCGGAACTGACTTGAATTCAAAAGGCGATTCTATTTCAGTAGATATGGTTATTCCAAGCACTGGTCTATCGATAGAGTTTGCGGAATCAACAGCAGCCTCCTTTCCTAAAGCATTGGAATTAGCCAAGGCCACCAGTGATTTTAAAAGCTGTTTGAGGAATAAAAAGTCATGGTATTTAGCTTCTTATCCTTCAGGAGATGTATCGGAGGCAATCAATCTCTGCGAATCTCTTAGCGGTATTCGCAATCGACGAGTTTACATCGACGGGAAAGAGAGGCTATGGGACGAAGTATTTGGTTTTGTGTGGTGTGCTGCACGGAGGACAATAGCATATAGACCTATTGAATATTGCTTTGGGAAAGATGATGGTCGGATTAATCCATGGGGTTGTAGACAGGCCAATATGGAATGGAATGATTGGTCAAAATGGTTTTGTTATGGTCGATGGGAGAAAGTTGGAATTTTTGGTGGGAAATATCAATGGGTATTTGACAAGGATAGGATACATCATGAAATAGCAACAAATGTATATCACTATCGCTTTTGTCCTCACCTTCGGACGGATTTATTCGACGCTGTCATAAAAAATCTGCCAATGACAATAATGCCTGATTCTGATCATAATTGGGGATACCGCAGGGCGTATGAACAGGTTCCTGGAGCTATTAAGATCATCGAAAAGGAAGGATCAGGAAATTATACATATACAAATGAATATTGGTCTGATGGTGTACGCCCGAAAAGTGTTGACCCTATGTTTAAAATCCTTTTGAAATCTTTAATGGATATAGGGTGTAACACGACGTTTGTAAATGCTTTGACTAAGTGA
- a CDS encoding helix-turn-helix transcriptional regulator, whose amino-acid sequence MTPNKIQEALRKNDITQKSIASDLGVAEMTVSKVIHRIIVSDRVMKAIASKIGRDHRQVFPEYYLQPPKRSTSKVACG is encoded by the coding sequence ATGACCCCCAACAAGATCCAGGAAGCACTGAGGAAAAACGACATCACCCAGAAGTCAATCGCATCCGATCTGGGCGTTGCCGAGATGACCGTCTCCAAGGTCATTCACCGAATCATCGTCTCGGACCGGGTCATGAAGGCCATCGCTTCCAAGATCGGAAGGGACCACCGCCAAGTGTTCCCCGAGTACTATCTGCAGCCGCCGAAGCGGTCAACGTCCAAGGTGGCTTGTGGGTGA
- a CDS encoding DUF1018 domain-containing protein, with protein sequence MKMIEPVQIQLIHIAKKQLGLSDEEYRLAIGAQTKGKKRSSAGLTYFEADGLINYFRTLGFKIQSNYIRTRGQARRSRWQPINDRKRARQNPANVIMLPSRDQIEMINVLQKKIAWRYEDGYQRWLEKYIKIPRIKTAQQASDTIEGLKGLLAHQQ encoded by the coding sequence ATGAAAATGATTGAACCGGTTCAGATTCAGTTGATTCATATCGCGAAGAAGCAACTCGGCCTGTCGGACGAAGAGTACAGGCTGGCCATTGGAGCACAGACAAAAGGGAAGAAGCGCTCAAGCGCCGGTCTGACGTATTTCGAGGCGGACGGGCTGATCAATTATTTCCGAACCCTCGGTTTCAAAATCCAATCCAACTACATCCGCACCCGTGGCCAGGCCAGGCGCTCCCGGTGGCAGCCGATAAACGACCGCAAGCGTGCAAGGCAGAATCCGGCAAACGTCATCATGCTGCCCTCTCGCGATCAAATCGAGATGATCAATGTCCTGCAGAAAAAGATCGCCTGGCGCTATGAGGATGGATATCAACGTTGGCTTGAGAAATACATAAAGATCCCGAGGATCAAAACGGCGCAGCAGGCCAGCGATACCATCGAGGGTCTGAAGGGGCTCCTGGCTCATCAGCAATGA
- a CDS encoding AMP-binding protein, with product MIEDWYQEKDRENRFPKELVMGEFLRRNADRFPNRTAVVYGDRRYTYREFNLRVNRLANALLALGLKKGQRVGIFAHNSDRCVEAALAVAKAGCAFIPINFRLVGHEVEYILNFSDAEAVFVDWPLLDVIREIRGNLKARNFIVMRPEGPVPEGMVSFDEIAAAASELEPAVDVWEGDQVGLAQTGGTTGRPKGVIVTHRSLCSIIYQICFIHNYREEDHGLHAMPAYSSAGIAYDWGATLFHGGTLFIAPLPPFDPAAILEIVTRDRINHLTLAPVMLDFILMVLASAPGKYDVSSVRTLISVGAPTLPKTREAALRAFREGVVYIEYSATEMGVATCLKPDEVMKYPISSGRAALGQEVKIVGLDGRDLPRGEVGEIVVAGPMVTPGYNKNPEANRAAFHGRFIGIGDMGFMDEEGYVTIVDRKSDMIISGGANIYPAEIEEVMIRNGKIAEVAVIGVPDEKWGESVKALVRLQPGQEATPEEIVEWCKGKMAGYRIPKSVEFVADFPRTAAGKIQKAALRKQYWEGVERKI from the coding sequence ATGATCGAAGACTGGTACCAGGAGAAGGACAGGGAGAACCGTTTTCCGAAAGAGCTGGTCATGGGAGAGTTTCTGCGGCGCAACGCCGACCGCTTTCCCAACCGGACGGCGGTTGTGTACGGGGACCGCCGCTACACTTACCGGGAGTTCAACCTCCGGGTGAACCGCCTGGCCAACGCGCTCCTGGCGCTGGGGCTGAAGAAGGGGCAGCGGGTCGGCATCTTCGCCCACAACTCGGACCGCTGCGTCGAGGCCGCACTGGCCGTCGCCAAGGCGGGATGCGCCTTTATCCCCATCAACTTCCGGCTGGTCGGCCACGAGGTGGAGTACATCCTCAACTTCAGCGACGCGGAGGCCGTCTTCGTCGACTGGCCGCTCCTGGACGTCATCCGGGAAATCCGCGGCAATCTCAAGGCCCGGAACTTCATCGTCATGCGCCCCGAGGGGCCCGTTCCCGAGGGGATGGTCTCCTTTGACGAAATCGCCGCCGCCGCATCGGAGCTGGAGCCGGCCGTGGACGTCTGGGAGGGCGACCAGGTGGGCCTCGCCCAGACGGGCGGAACGACGGGACGCCCCAAGGGGGTCATCGTCACGCACCGTTCGCTGTGCAGCATCATCTACCAGATCTGCTTCATTCATAATTACCGTGAGGAAGACCACGGCCTCCACGCCATGCCCGCCTACAGCTCCGCGGGGATCGCCTACGACTGGGGGGCCACCCTTTTCCACGGGGGCACGCTGTTCATCGCGCCGCTTCCCCCTTTCGATCCCGCGGCGATCCTGGAGATCGTCACCCGGGACCGGATCAACCATCTCACGCTGGCGCCCGTCATGCTGGACTTCATCCTCATGGTCCTGGCGTCCGCTCCGGGCAAGTACGACGTCAGCTCCGTCCGGACGCTCATCTCCGTGGGCGCCCCCACGCTGCCGAAGACCCGGGAGGCGGCCCTCAGGGCCTTCCGGGAAGGGGTCGTCTACATCGAGTACTCTGCCACGGAAATGGGCGTGGCCACCTGCCTGAAACCCGATGAAGTCATGAAATATCCGATCAGCTCCGGCCGCGCCGCACTGGGGCAGGAGGTGAAGATCGTCGGCCTGGACGGCAGGGACCTGCCCCGGGGTGAGGTGGGGGAGATCGTCGTGGCCGGCCCCATGGTGACGCCCGGCTACAACAAAAATCCCGAGGCCAACCGCGCGGCCTTCCATGGGCGCTTCATCGGCATCGGGGACATGGGCTTCATGGACGAGGAAGGCTACGTCACCATCGTGGACCGCAAGTCCGACATGATCATCAGCGGCGGGGCGAACATCTACCCGGCGGAAATCGAGGAGGTCATGATCCGGAACGGCAAGATCGCCGAGGTGGCCGTGATCGGCGTCCCCGACGAGAAGTGGGGCGAGTCCGTGAAGGCCCTGGTCCGGCTCCAGCCTGGCCAGGAGGCGACGCCGGAGGAGATCGTCGAGTGGTGCAAGGGGAAGATGGCGGGCTACCGGATTCCCAAGTCCGTGGAGTTCGTGGCGGACTTTCCCCGCACGGCGGCGGGGAAGATCCAGAAGGCGGCCCTCCGCAAGCAGTACTGGGAGGGTGTGGAGCGAAAGATCTGA